From a region of the Bermanella marisrubri genome:
- the dapF gene encoding diaminopimelate epimerase: MLLKFTKMHGLGNDFMVVDLVTQHFAFRPEFVRQLSDRQFGIGFDQLLIVEPPSNPEVDFRYRIFNADGSEVEQCGNGARCFARFVHDVRLTAKNPIKVETSSGIIELNIEQDGDVVVNMGAARFSPSDLPFNAEQAERYQVQVPLNDGNYTAEFGAVSMGNPHCVMVVDDIHSELVNQLGPQLEGHEQFPKRVNAGFMQIKNRNEMDLRVYERGAGWTLACGTGACAAVAVAHKWGLVDDEVKVNLPGGALTIRWDGEGDVIMKGPVVRVFDGRLQV, from the coding sequence ATGCTTTTAAAATTTACTAAAATGCACGGTTTAGGCAATGACTTCATGGTGGTGGATTTAGTAACCCAACACTTTGCGTTTCGCCCTGAATTTGTGCGTCAGTTGAGTGATCGCCAATTTGGTATTGGCTTTGATCAGCTGTTGATTGTCGAGCCACCCAGTAATCCAGAAGTAGATTTTCGTTATCGCATCTTCAATGCAGATGGTAGCGAAGTGGAGCAGTGTGGAAATGGGGCCCGTTGTTTTGCTCGCTTTGTTCATGATGTTCGTTTGACCGCAAAGAATCCAATTAAAGTGGAAACCAGTAGCGGCATTATTGAACTCAACATTGAGCAAGATGGTGATGTGGTGGTGAATATGGGGGCAGCGCGTTTTAGTCCAAGTGATTTACCATTTAATGCTGAGCAAGCAGAGCGCTATCAAGTACAAGTACCATTAAACGACGGTAACTACACAGCTGAATTCGGAGCTGTATCCATGGGAAATCCCCACTGCGTAATGGTTGTTGATGATATTCATAGTGAATTGGTCAATCAATTAGGTCCACAGCTTGAGGGCCATGAGCAATTCCCCAAACGTGTAAATGCCGGCTTCATGCAAATCAAAAACCGTAATGAAATGGACTTACGAGTTTATGAGCGCGGTGCAGGTTGGACACTGGCATGTGGTACAGGTGCTTGCGCGGCGGTTGCCGTTGCCCACAAGTGGGGGTTGGTGGATGATGAAGTAAAAGTAAATCTGCCAGGTGGTGCGTTGACGATTCGCTGGGATGGTGAAGGTGATGTGATTATGAAGGGGCCGGTGGTGCGAGTGTTTGATGGTCGCCTCCAAGTTTAA
- the lysA gene encoding diaminopimelate decarboxylase, with protein MTDVFDYQNGELFAEQCAVSDLADRYGSPLYIYSRKAFSEHYLEYANAFKNEDALICYAVKANSNIAVLNVLAKLGAGFDIVSVGELERVLKAGGDPSKIVFSGVAKTADEMRRALAVGVHCFNVESESELERLNAVAEEMGVKAPLSLRVNPDVDAQTHPYISTGLKENKFGVDIDTAKQVYAKAKGMQGIEIKGVDCHIGSQLTQLEPFMDALDRVLVLVDELKEQAIELEHIDLGGGLGVTYDDEVPPTPQEFADAVLPKLAGRNLKLVLEPGRSIAANAGIFVTQVEFLKSNGDKHFAIIDGGMNDLIRPSLYSAWQRIVEVQPREKTPKQNYDVVGPVCETGDFLGKDRELAILPGDLLAVKSAGAYGFVMASNYNTRNKPAEVMVDGDQSHLIRRRETISDQLMLEALIQD; from the coding sequence ATGACCGATGTATTCGATTATCAGAATGGCGAGTTATTTGCCGAGCAATGTGCCGTAAGCGACTTGGCCGATCGTTATGGTTCGCCTTTATATATTTATTCACGTAAGGCATTTAGTGAACATTACTTGGAATATGCCAATGCATTTAAAAATGAAGATGCACTTATTTGCTACGCAGTAAAAGCGAATAGCAATATCGCAGTGCTGAATGTACTGGCAAAATTGGGTGCGGGATTCGATATTGTATCAGTCGGTGAACTTGAGCGTGTTCTTAAAGCCGGTGGAGATCCAAGTAAAATTGTTTTTTCTGGTGTCGCAAAAACCGCTGATGAAATGCGTCGTGCTTTGGCAGTAGGTGTGCATTGTTTTAACGTAGAAAGCGAATCAGAACTAGAACGTCTTAATGCGGTAGCCGAAGAGATGGGCGTCAAAGCGCCCCTGTCATTGCGTGTTAACCCTGATGTGGATGCGCAAACTCACCCGTATATTTCCACAGGATTAAAAGAAAATAAATTTGGTGTGGATATCGATACCGCTAAGCAGGTTTATGCCAAAGCCAAAGGCATGCAGGGTATCGAGATTAAGGGAGTAGATTGCCATATTGGTTCTCAATTGACTCAACTTGAGCCGTTTATGGACGCACTTGATCGCGTTTTGGTGTTAGTGGACGAGCTAAAAGAACAAGCTATCGAACTAGAGCATATTGACTTAGGTGGTGGTTTAGGCGTGACTTATGACGACGAAGTACCGCCGACACCGCAAGAATTTGCAGATGCCGTGTTGCCAAAACTAGCGGGTCGCAACTTAAAATTGGTATTGGAGCCTGGGCGATCCATTGCAGCTAATGCAGGTATTTTCGTCACTCAAGTGGAGTTTCTAAAGAGTAATGGTGATAAACATTTTGCCATTATCGACGGCGGTATGAACGATTTAATTCGTCCTTCCCTGTACAGTGCTTGGCAGCGTATTGTGGAAGTTCAACCCCGTGAAAAAACCCCTAAGCAAAACTATGATGTGGTGGGACCTGTTTGTGAAACGGGCGACTTTTTAGGGAAAGATCGTGAACTAGCGATTTTACCTGGCGATTTATTAGCAGTTAAAAGTGCCGGCGCGTATGGCTTTGTCATGGCGTCCAACTACAATACTCGCAATAAACCAGCGGAGGTTATGGTGGATGGTGATCAATCTCACTTGATTCGCCGTCGCGAAACGATTTCGGATCAGTTAATGTTAGAAGCATTAATTCAAGACTAG
- the lptM gene encoding LPS translocon maturation chaperone LptM: MHRLNVMRFIWVVSFLLLTACGQKGDLYLPQDSAKPVEQESAPATSANQTRS; the protein is encoded by the coding sequence ATGCATAGGCTAAATGTAATGCGCTTTATCTGGGTTGTGAGTTTTTTATTGCTTACCGCGTGTGGGCAGAAAGGGGATTTATATCTGCCTCAAGATTCCGCCAAACCAGTGGAACAAGAATCAGCGCCAGCTACGTCAGCCAATCAAACACGCAGTTAG
- a CDS encoding HAD family hydrolase: protein MSSSLKLAQQMPDVKVISFDLDDTLWDGTEVIVKAEQAMMHWISVNASNVLLQFDKDDLRAAKVNFAKQHPELLHKTSQLRQRFLEYLFAQCDIEHPEHAAEQCFQHFYRVRQQVRLFDAVPNTLKRLKQDYRLIAITNGNACTKTIGLDNYLSLSLNAEDFDAPKPDADIFEHALHQLNIEAHECLHVGDHPFHDMQGAHEVGMHTAWLKDGTREWPHAFQPDLIISDVIELIQ, encoded by the coding sequence ATGTCCTCCTCACTTAAGCTTGCACAGCAGATGCCCGATGTAAAAGTCATCAGCTTTGACTTAGATGATACTTTGTGGGATGGCACTGAAGTGATTGTCAAAGCAGAGCAAGCTATGATGCATTGGATTTCAGTGAATGCATCCAATGTACTTTTGCAGTTTGATAAAGATGACTTGCGCGCTGCTAAAGTAAACTTTGCGAAACAACATCCGGAACTGCTACATAAAACCTCACAATTACGTCAGCGTTTTTTAGAGTATCTATTCGCTCAATGTGATATCGAGCATCCTGAGCACGCTGCCGAGCAATGCTTTCAGCACTTTTATCGTGTGCGTCAGCAGGTGCGCCTATTTGATGCAGTACCGAATACCCTCAAACGTTTAAAGCAAGACTATCGACTAATAGCGATTACCAACGGTAATGCATGTACTAAAACTATCGGCTTGGACAATTATTTAAGTCTTTCTCTAAACGCTGAAGATTTTGACGCACCCAAACCAGATGCTGACATTTTTGAGCATGCATTACATCAGTTAAATATTGAAGCTCATGAGTGTCTACACGTGGGTGATCATCCATTTCATGATATGCAAGGAGCCCATGAAGTCGGAATGCACACTGCTTGGTTAAAAGATGGAACGCGGGAGTGGCCTCATGCATTTCAGCCCGATTTAATTATTTCGGATGTGATTGAATTGATTCAATAA
- a CDS encoding DUF484 family protein → MQQDEKQLSEKEVAAFLKQHPDFFRKFPDLTEQLDIPHDTGGAVSLVEYQSRLLKEKNTELHSRLQQLIENARRNDRLFEQTRRLTLDLLDAQSIEEVEQSLQDSMRVVYGVDYACITLFVPAMSMQAVTEVEMQHQLLQHFGRKQAICGQLSDEEMELFFHEDNKVGSMAACLLKNDLGILSLGHRSEEYFKSNMDTLFLDYVAEIVSRRLDILL, encoded by the coding sequence ATGCAACAGGATGAAAAACAGCTTAGTGAAAAGGAAGTGGCTGCTTTTTTAAAACAGCATCCTGATTTTTTTCGTAAGTTTCCAGATTTAACTGAACAGCTTGATATCCCACATGATACCGGTGGTGCGGTGTCTTTGGTGGAATATCAAAGTCGATTACTGAAAGAGAAAAATACTGAGCTGCATTCACGCTTACAGCAACTGATTGAAAATGCTCGTCGCAACGATCGCTTATTTGAACAGACCCGACGTTTAACTTTAGATTTATTGGATGCTCAATCCATCGAAGAAGTGGAGCAGTCGCTACAAGACAGCATGCGCGTAGTGTATGGCGTAGACTATGCTTGTATTACTTTATTTGTACCCGCCATGAGCATGCAAGCGGTGACTGAAGTCGAAATGCAGCATCAACTATTGCAACATTTTGGACGCAAGCAAGCCATTTGTGGCCAATTAAGTGATGAAGAAATGGAGTTATTTTTCCATGAAGACAATAAAGTAGGTTCTATGGCTGCTTGTTTATTAAAGAATGACTTGGGTATTTTATCTTTAGGTCATCGCAGCGAGGAATATTTTAAAAGCAATATGGATACTTTGTTTTTAGATTACGTTGCAGAGATCGTCAGTCGTCGGCTGGATATCCTTTTGTAA
- a CDS encoding alpha/beta fold hydrolase encodes MKKLLLTWGLSVCLLLPTHFTHADGLLPIISFAAGLLNQGVFPKSDAYTTDDDIEIIADDGVNLSANIFVPNDINGQAPAIIFINSWGLNEYEYLKQAGELAEKGYIVLSYSTRGWGTSGGQINTAGPKDMADLSNVIDFLIANYPVDPNNIGSAGISYGSGISLLGAAHDDRIKAVSAMSSWGDLVDALYGNNTPRLVWGEILTLTGDLLGDMDPIVNQHWDDIKNQNLANIPTVKDWASIRSPINYVQQLNENNTAVYLGKAYGDNLFQPNTLLDMFSQLTGPKHIDLVPGTHATAELLPSLVGIGDNLIWENTYKWFDIHLKGESNDLSNAKPLNMRIKFEGRYESFDDYPIAETRNTDLYFHPRSTFDTGDLETYSYDAWFGKDNTINAWAGTLFSTQIPLLSQLLEQFEIPILADVSAASDYRSIYFESDRLDSTMKIRGNPSIKVNVQPHYNKMQLVAYLYDMDWTGTGRLITHGVITLPQAPWGEKIELNFDMVTTAYDVPKGNRLVIAFDTKDPEYKSPTGADYFVDFEFSRNMESKLTVPHL; translated from the coding sequence ATGAAAAAGCTTCTTCTCACATGGGGGCTCAGTGTGTGTCTACTGCTGCCCACTCATTTTACCCATGCCGATGGTTTACTACCCATCATCAGCTTCGCAGCTGGTCTACTTAATCAAGGCGTATTTCCAAAAAGTGATGCCTATACAACAGATGACGATATAGAAATCATTGCAGATGATGGCGTCAACTTATCTGCCAATATATTTGTACCCAATGACATTAATGGCCAAGCCCCGGCAATTATTTTCATCAATAGCTGGGGTTTAAATGAATATGAATATTTAAAGCAAGCTGGAGAGTTAGCGGAAAAAGGTTATATCGTCCTGAGCTACAGTACTCGTGGCTGGGGAACCTCCGGTGGTCAAATTAATACGGCAGGTCCAAAAGACATGGCGGATCTTAGCAACGTCATTGATTTCTTGATAGCCAATTACCCAGTGGATCCTAATAACATTGGTTCAGCCGGTATTTCCTATGGCTCGGGAATAAGTCTGTTGGGTGCTGCTCATGATGATCGCATTAAAGCAGTATCGGCCATGAGTAGTTGGGGCGACCTAGTGGATGCGCTATACGGAAATAATACACCGCGTTTAGTTTGGGGCGAGATTCTTACGCTCACTGGTGATTTGTTGGGGGACATGGATCCCATCGTCAATCAACATTGGGATGATATTAAAAATCAAAATCTTGCCAATATTCCTACCGTAAAAGACTGGGCATCCATTCGCAGCCCAATTAATTATGTACAACAGCTTAATGAAAATAATACGGCAGTGTATCTGGGCAAGGCGTATGGCGATAATCTATTTCAACCAAACACATTGCTGGATATGTTTTCACAGTTAACCGGACCTAAGCATATTGATTTAGTACCCGGCACTCATGCAACGGCTGAACTGCTGCCGAGTTTAGTTGGCATTGGTGACAACCTCATTTGGGAAAACACTTATAAATGGTTTGATATTCATTTAAAAGGAGAAAGCAATGATCTTAGCAATGCCAAGCCATTAAACATGCGTATTAAGTTTGAAGGGCGCTATGAAAGCTTTGATGACTATCCAATAGCAGAAACCCGCAATACTGATCTGTACTTCCATCCGCGATCAACCTTTGATACCGGCGATCTCGAAACTTATTCCTACGATGCTTGGTTTGGAAAAGACAATACGATTAACGCTTGGGCTGGAACGCTCTTCAGTACACAGATTCCTTTGCTATCACAGTTACTAGAACAATTTGAAATACCTATACTTGCTGATGTAAGCGCTGCATCTGACTATCGCAGTATTTATTTTGAAAGCGATCGTCTAGATAGCACTATGAAGATTCGCGGTAATCCTAGTATAAAGGTAAACGTACAACCCCATTATAATAAGATGCAGCTAGTGGCGTATTTGTATGATATGGATTGGACCGGCACCGGACGCTTGATTACTCATGGTGTGATTACACTACCGCAAGCGCCTTGGGGTGAAAAAATTGAACTGAACTTTGATATGGTCACCACGGCGTATGATGTTCCCAAAGGGAATCGCTTAGTCATTGCCTTTGATACCAAGGATCCAGAGTATAAATCACCAACAGGGGCAGATTATTTTGTTGATTTTGAATTCAGTCGCAACATGGAATCAAAATTGACCGTGCCGCACTTATAA